Sequence from the Bombus pyrosoma isolate SC7728 linkage group LG3, ASM1482585v1, whole genome shotgun sequence genome:
TAATAATACCTACGTCTTTAAAATAACAGGTTCGTGAGTAAAAAATGCTTAGGtgttattataaacattgaaaaattacgaattatttgGATTTCAACtatggataaaaatataaaacagaagcAAAATTATAATGGATCTGCTGAAAAGAATCGCAAAGACGAAgagtataaaacaaataatcagattcaaaaaataaaagaatctgAATCAAATTATAGACTGAAGTCAAATAAGTAATTTGTACacttttagatatttttatgactgatttgttataaattgattaattaattatcattatataaacaattacactctatatttaatatttgtatagttCAAGTCAAAGAACCCATTCTCGTTCTCGTTCACCATGTAAGAATTCTAAACAATGGATAAGTTCAAATgctttcataaattttgttcaGGACTTCAGACAAGTAATTAAgcatataaaaaaatctatttttgcttatcaataaaaaaaaattacatttacagaATCTTACTGGTATCagaagtacaaaaatattccagaTAGCTGgtgaaagatggaaaaaaatGCCTTTTGAAGAAAAACAACCATATATAAAGGCAgctatgaatattaaaaataaaaagcaaaatcaACAAAAGATTGAAAACATAAGTAACGTTGTTAATACAAATACAGAACAACCAAAAAATGAAGATACacaaaaacaagaaaaaactggcaagagagaaagaaagaaaagggttAATACCTTATTTGCTTAAATTAACTAAAATCTTTTATCTCTTACACAGTATGTATAGTATAGGTCTTTAATTATAGGAACCAAAAAAATCtattaagaataaaagtaatactGAATCAGATAATGAATCGAACTCTTCTGGTACAACAGCCACAAATACAAGTGAAGATATGTCGGATATGAGTTCATAAATACAATGCAATCAGTTATATGTATGTGATGGTATTTATAACCAATTGATGTTTTGATAACTTTTCTCATTGTGTAACTTATTATTAAGAAGagtcaaatttttcatatataataaaatttttcatttgtattaaaatatatttatgatccGTGCAAGATTTAGAATGatacatttactttttatataaaacatacaaCATTgcctatattttataaacgataTTACCATCTGAAGTTCGACTGAAAGGCATGCCACAATTCTCCAATTCAATGACAGCCTTTGGTGCTTCACGTGTCATATAATGAATAGCATCCTGATC
This genomic interval carries:
- the LOC122565835 gene encoding high mobility group B protein 4-like, which produces MDKNIKQKQNYNGSAEKNRKDEEYKTNNQIQKIKESESNYRLKSNNSSQRTHSRSRSPCKNSKQWISSNAFINFVQDFRQNLTGIRSTKIFQIAGERWKKMPFEEKQPYIKAAMNIKNKKQNQQKIENISNVVNTNTEQPKNEDTQKQEKTGKRERKKREPKKSIKNKSNTESDNESNSSGTTATNTSEDMSDMSS